In Clostridium omnivorum, the DNA window AAGTAAGGATGCTGTATATATTTTTGAGAGATTTTTGAATACACAACATTTACCTGAAGAATATAATTTGAGAGAAACAACAAATATATTTTCAAATTAAGAAAATATAGATGTTCAAGTCTGCTTTGCATGGTAAGACTGTAAAGCACATCAGTCAGCTAACTGAGCCGGAATTTAGAAAACTAACATAAGAGCTATGTAAGCGTTTCTAAATTCCTGTAGAGCTGGCAAACGTCTTGAATAAGAATCATTAAGCGAAAGAAGTTGCGTAAAGAAAAGTTAAATATATACATTAGAGAAATAGGGAGAGTTAAGAGAGATGTGGTGTAATTGTTCTAACTATAAAGAATTAGAGTTAAACCGAGAAAGTATATCAGATCGAATAAAATGTACAAAACAGATTATAAGGAAGTTAAAACTAATTTCAAAGTCTTCTAATGAGTATAGGTTATATAGATGTGAAGTTTGTGGCCAACTTTGGCAAGGTAGTTTTGCTTGGAATTGGGGAAACAAAGAATATTTATTTAAGGTTCCAGATATAAGTATAGATAGTTGGATATTTGAGCCATATATGTCTCCAGATGAGATGTTAATCTATTCTGCTATAATGGAAGATTATTTTAATAAGAATAGCTTTGAAGCTTCAGAAAAAAAGTATATAGAAATGAATTTCCTGTATTTAAATATAATTCTGACCCTATAGGAAACAGAGTAATAGTTCAGAGAACAGCTAGATGTCCTGTCTGTAATGAAAAAACAGAATATGTATATGAGGGCCCATTTTATTCTATTGAAGAAGTTGAGAATATTTGTCCATGGTGTATTAAGAATGGAAATGCTGCTAAAAAGTATGATGGAGAGTTTCAAGATCCAGCATCTTGTGAAGAAGTAGATAAATCGAAATACCTTGACGAGTTAGTACATAGAACACCAGGATACATGGGATGGCAACAGGAAGTTTGGTTAAGTCATTGCGGTGATTTTTGCACATACATAGGAAACGTAGGATGGAAAGAAATAGAACATATGAATGATGAACTTGAAGATGATTTGAACGAAATTATGAAGAATTATAGATTAACTAAAGATGAGTTGAAAAAGTTTCTTGTGAACAATGGAAGCTTACAAGGGTACTTATTTAAATGCGTTGTATGTGGGAAATATAGAATCACATCGGATTGTGATTAAGAATATCACAAAATCCTTCGCTTAACAAAATATTCAAATTCGCTTTGTATGAAATGACTGCAAAGCATACCTGGGAGCCTAGAATAAGTGCTATCTAATGCTAAGGAATGGTCTTAAGTATGAAACGTTATGTGCAGTTTTGAATAAATAAAGTGGTACATCAAGGTATCATAAATTATTTATTTGATACATACTTGTAAACAAGGTCGAATTAATAAAATGTATCAAAATAAATGTTTTATTGAGAGGTTATTGATATGGAAGACTTTAAATGGACAATAATGAAATCTGAACATCTGGTTAAGGACAGATGGATCTCTTTACGTGCAGATACATGCAAAATGCCTAATGGTAAGATTGTTACTCCATATTATATATTGGAGTATCCGAGTTGGGTAAATGTGGTAGCCATAACCAAGCAAAAAGAGGTTGTTTTGGTACAACAATATCGCCACGGAAGTGAAAAAACACTATTAGAATTACCATCAGGTG includes these proteins:
- a CDS encoding CbrC family protein, giving the protein MVQRTARCPVCNEKTEYVYEGPFYSIEEVENICPWCIKNGNAAKKYDGEFQDPASCEEVDKSKYLDELVHRTPGYMGWQQEVWLSHCGDFCTYIGNVGWKEIEHMNDELEDDLNEIMKNYRLTKDELKKFLVNNGSLQGYLFKCVVCGKYRITSDCD